A genome region from Euphorbia lathyris chromosome 4, ddEupLath1.1, whole genome shotgun sequence includes the following:
- the LOC136225531 gene encoding amino acid permease 6-like — translation MIETDDDGRSKRTGTIWTASAHIITAVIGSGVLSLAWATAQLGWIPGIVCLVTFAVISGFASFLLADCYRFHGPLVGSRNSTYIQAVKSHLGGIKYKLCGLSQYINMVGVSIGYTITASISMAAITRAKCLHERGHEAGCHKSNNKFMIIFGITEVILSQTPNFHELSGLSILAAVMSFAYSTIGLALCIVKIAGEGYVRTSVVGAASGMEVDKTEKIWTTFQAIGDIAFAFAYSIVLIEIQDTLKGDPPENRVMKKASLLAISVTTIFYVLCGTLGYAAFGDKAPGNLLTGFGFYEPYWLVDFANVCIIVHLIGAYQVFCQPIFKLVEDKCSKRWPYNKFITKGHSIGFFHINFFKLIWRTGYVIITTVTAMMFPFFNSVLGLLGAVSFWPLTIYFPLEMYISQAKIGRFSFTWLWLRILSLACLLVSLLAAAACIRAIVMDLKTFKPFNSVS, via the exons atgaTTGAGACAGATGATGATGGTCGCTCAAAGAGAACTG GAACAATTTGGACAGCAAGTGCACACATAATTACAGCAGTTATAGGCTCAGGAGTCCTGTCTTTGGCTTGGGCGACTGCTCAATTAGGATGGATTCCTGGAATTGTCTGCCTTGTTACATTTGCTGTTATTTCCGGGTTCGCGTCTTTTCTGCTCGCTGATTGTTACAGGTTTCATGGTCCTCTTGTCGGATCCCGAAACTCCACTTACATTCAGGCCGTTAAATCTCATTTAG GAGGAATTAAGTACAAGCTGTGTGGGCTATCTCAGTATATAAACATGGTTGGAGTTTCTATCGGATATACTATTACGGCATCTATTAGCATGgc gGCAATTACAAGAGCAAAATGTTTACATGAGAGGGGGCATGAAGCAGGATGTCACAAATCAAATAACAAGTTCATGATAATATTTGGAATAACTGAAGTTATTCTTAGCCAAACTCCTAATTTTCATGAGCTTTCTGGCCTCTCCATCTTAGCTGCCGTCATGTCTTTTGCTTATTCTACCATCGGCCTTGCTCTCTGCATTGTCAAAATTGCAG GCGAGGGCTACGTAAGAACGAGCGTAGTGGGTGCAGCAAGCGGAATGGAAGTGGATAAAACAGAGAAAATATGGACAACTTTCCAAGCTATTGGAGACATTGCTTTTGCTTTTGCTTACTCTATTGTCCTTATTGAGATTCAG GACACATTGAAGGGAGATCCACCAGAGAACCGAGTGATGAAAAAGGCTTCATTACTTGCAATCTCAGTGACCACTATATTCTATGTACTATGTGGTACACTTGGCTATGCAGCTTTTGGAGATAAGGCTCCTGGAAATTTGCTCACTGGCTTTGGTTTTTATGAACCTTATTGGCTTGTTGACTTCGCTAATGTTTGTATCATCGTTCATCTCATCGGAGCTTATCAG GTATTTTGTCAACCAATATTCAAGCTAGTAGAAGACAAGTGCAGCAAAAGATGGCCATACAACAAATTCATAACAAAGGGACATTCTATAGGATTTTTCCATATAAATTTCTTCAAGTTAATATGGAGAACTGGGTATGTGATTATAACAACTGTTACTGCTATGATGTTCCCATTCTTCAACAGTGTTTTAGGTCTGCTCGGCGCGGTGTCGTTTTGGCCATTGACAATCTATTTCCCATTAGAGATGTATATATCTCAGGCTAAAATTGGTCGTTTTAGCTTCACTTGGTTATGGTTGAGGATTCTGAGTTTAGCTTGCTTGCTTGTCTCTCTTCTTGCTGCTGCTGCTTGCATTAGAGCCATTGTTATGGACCTTAAAACCTTCAAACCTTTCAATTCTGTTTCTTAA